Proteins found in one Nocardia brasiliensis ATCC 700358 genomic segment:
- a CDS encoding polyprenol monophosphomannose synthase, producing the protein MPTYNERENLPVAVARLTALPVPDLHVLVVDDNSPDGTGEVADKLAVELPNVVGVLHRTEKDGLGRAYIAGITRALDEGADVVIQMDADLSHPAEVIPAMLEKLSTTDAGVVLGSRYVPGGSTAEEWKWYRKALSAWANFYVNLILRLHVKDATAGFKAWKADTLRAIEVGSIRSNGYSFQVEMNYRTVKQGIEIAEVPIRFEERTLGASKMSLKVQLESALMPWKLLFGRSV; encoded by the coding sequence GTGCCGACCTACAACGAGCGGGAAAATCTGCCGGTGGCGGTGGCGCGGCTGACCGCGCTGCCGGTGCCCGACCTGCACGTGCTCGTGGTCGACGACAATTCACCGGACGGCACCGGTGAGGTCGCCGACAAGCTGGCCGTCGAGCTGCCGAATGTGGTGGGCGTGCTGCACCGGACCGAGAAGGACGGCCTCGGCCGGGCCTACATCGCCGGGATCACCCGTGCGCTGGACGAGGGCGCGGACGTGGTCATCCAGATGGACGCCGACCTGTCGCATCCGGCCGAGGTGATTCCGGCCATGCTGGAGAAGCTGTCGACCACCGACGCGGGCGTCGTGCTCGGGTCGCGCTACGTGCCCGGCGGGTCGACCGCCGAGGAGTGGAAGTGGTACCGCAAAGCGCTGTCGGCGTGGGCCAACTTCTATGTGAATCTGATCCTGCGGCTGCACGTGAAGGACGCCACCGCGGGCTTCAAGGCGTGGAAGGCGGACACGTTGCGCGCCATCGAGGTCGGCTCGATCCGCAGCAACGGGTACTCCTTCCAGGTCGAGATGAACTACCGGACGGTCAAGCAGGGCATCGAGATCGCCGAGGTGCCGATCCGTTTCGAGGAGCGCACCCTCGGTGCCTCCAAGATGAGCCTGAAGGTGCAGCTGGAGTCGGCGTTGATGCCGTGGAAGCTGCTCTTCGGTCGCTCGGTCTAG
- a CDS encoding DUF6069 family protein translates to MTIAQSTTAALRIPAVNRPIAILGSVAVAVVINLGVWLLGLAAGGSFDVVEKGVTTHLGIGSVITSSAVPLFIGMTLAALVSYFWAGVLRVAQVVGGVLAIATIGLTVAATFDTVTTIALSVMHVVLAPVVVLGLEAMRQGLAQR, encoded by the coding sequence ATGACCATCGCGCAATCCACCACAGCGGCCCTGCGTATCCCGGCCGTCAACCGCCCCATCGCGATCCTCGGCAGCGTCGCGGTCGCGGTCGTGATCAACCTCGGCGTGTGGCTGCTCGGCCTGGCGGCGGGCGGCTCCTTCGACGTGGTCGAGAAAGGCGTCACGACGCACCTCGGCATCGGCTCGGTGATCACCTCGTCCGCGGTGCCGCTGTTCATCGGCATGACGCTGGCCGCGCTGGTGTCCTACTTCTGGGCCGGCGTGCTGCGAGTGGCTCAGGTGGTCGGCGGCGTGCTCGCCATCGCGACCATCGGCCTCACCGTCGCCGCCACATTCGACACCGTGACCACCATCGCGCTCTCGGTCATGCACGTCGTGCTCGCCCCGGTGGTCGTGCTCGGCCTGGAGGCGATGCGCCAAGGTCTGGCACAGCGCTGA